The genomic DNA GCTTGATCTACCTAAACGACGTAAGCCCTACCTCTCTTACATCCTAACGGCTCCGAAGCCGATCCAGTGTGAATAAGTTGTTTTTGTCAAACAACTGGAGAATTACAGATTATCTTCTCTATCGTTCGAAAGTATGTTACAAGTCTACAATCACTAATAATAACATGCACTTCATACTCTGTCAATAGCCTCTGCTGTTTAAAGATCCAAGGTCTGTGGAGAATCTTCTTCGTTATTCATGAGTCTGACCCCCACGGGTTCGATCTTGAGGACGACTAGATTTGGATCTTCCGGACCGTCGAACCAATTTTTCATGTGATCATTCCATATTTTCTTCTTGTAAGCCTCAGATTGTTCAACGGAGGCTTTTCCCTCTATCTCCACGAATGTATCGCCATATCCTTCGCCGTCGTAGCCGAGTAGGATATGAACATTTGGGTTTTCTTCGATCTCATCGGTCTTTTCGGTCTTCTTACTTGTTGGTGTGTACAGGACCAGGTCCTCGTGATAATAGGTCATATAGCGGGAATAAGGTTTGTTATCCTTTACAGTCGCAAGTGTTCCCACTTTGCTTTCGTCCAACACCTTCAATACTTGCTCTTTCACTTCATTCTGTGACACGATCCCATCTCCTTTTCGATTCATCATCTTATGTCTTTACTATTCCTTTTTTTAACTAGGATTAAACATGCGTGATTGGTTGGGGGATAGGGAATAGTGTAAAAAAACATACAGGAGGAATCGCAATGACAGTCGTGCCGGAAGACATTTCAACTATTTGCAGGAAGAGAATGGAGTCTTTTGACTGTGAAGGATTCGTCAATGGACGGGGACCTCAGGAGCCTATCCTCATGATCGTAGGGGAAGCGCCCGGTGAAACGGAAATACATAATGGAGTCCCCTTCAGCGGCAGGGCCGGGAAGGTACTGGATGAATTCTTTCGCTACGTGGGAGTGGACAGGAAGGATATTTATTTCACCTCCACCGTGCGGAGTCGTCCATTCAAGCGCGTGGATAAAGTGAGGAAGGACGGAAGGGTCGAAAGGAAATGGGTTAACCGGGCCCCGAACAGGAAGGAACAGCTCGCTCATGCGGCAATCCTGGATTATGAAATGGCCCACGTACGGCCAAAGCAGATTGTGACCCTTGGGAATATTGGTCTCCAGAGGCTTGCGGGAAGGGAATATAGCATCTCGTCCGTTCATGGCACCCCTATCCGGACCAAAGTGAAGTGCCTGAAGGATTATGACCGCAGGGAGTGGGGGGAAACGGAGGAAGAGTACTCTCTCTTTCCGACGTTCCATCCCGCCTCGATCTTTTATAATCGTTCCCTGGAAAAAGATATTTACCGGGACCTGGACCAGCTCAGGCAGATCCTCTCGGATAAAGGGGTCTTTTAGCTGTGATCCATCTTTTCCTTGGCCATCTTGATGAGTTCCTGGACCATCCTACCGCCGAGTTGTCCACCGACTTTCCCGTTTTCAGCAGACGATAGATGCCCATTGTAGCCTTTTTGGAGGGGAACCCCCACTTCCCTTGCTGCTTCAAACTTGGCATCTGACGGATGGTCTGCACCGGAAATTCTCGCCTTCATTTCATTGAGGGCGTCCCGGGAACCTGGGACCAAAAGCTTGCGTTTCGACATGTTTTCACCCCCTTCATCCTATTTTCCCCAAAAAAATTAATGGCATGTGAGGTATTGTTACACAAGGGTTTTCAGCAGTTCGGCCATTAGGTGGAAATAAAAAAAGATTGTCTATATTGTGTCAGATAAAATATAATTCATAATAGTTAGATAAATCAAAAAGATAACAGGGGGACAAAGAATGACGGAATTTGTAGGAAGCGTTGTCGACGTATTATGGTCACCGGTCATGATTTATTTTTGTTTAGGTGTGGGACTATTATTTTCGATCTTAACAAAATTCGTACAGGTCCGATTCTTGAAGGACATGGTCAAGCTGATGTTTGAAGGAGGCAGCTCCAAGGAAGGGGTATCATCCTTCCAGGCCCTCGCCCTCTCGCTCTCTGGACGTGTAGGTACAGGGAATATTGCCGGAACGGCAACAGCCATCGGATTCGGTGGTCCGGGTGCCGTATTCTGGATGTGGGCCATCGCCTTCATCGGTTCGGCCAGTGCTTTTATTGAATCCACCCTTGCGCAGATCTATAAAGAAAAGCGTGATGGTGAATACAGGGGAGGACCAGCTTATTATATCGAGAAGGGAATCGGTTGGAAGTGGTACGCCGTCCTGTTCTCCATCGCCACGCTGATCGCCATGAGCATCCTGATGCCGGGGATCCAATCCAACTCCATCGCCCTTGGACTTGAGAATGCATTCGGATTGAGTACGACTGTCACGGGTATCGGTCTTATCGTGCTCCTTGGCGTCATCATTCTCGGAGGGGTGAAAAGGATCGCGGGGGTGGCTTCCTATGTGGTGCCGTTCATGGCCATAGGATATATCCTTCTTTCCCTTGTGATCGTCGGGGTGAATTTCCAAGCGATACCAGATGTCTTCTCTTTGATCTTCAGCAGTGCCTTCGGTGCGAACTCCATCTTTGGAGGGATCCTGGGTTCAGCTATTTCATGGGGGGTAAAACGCGGTATCTACTCCAATGAAGCCGGTCAGGGTACTGGACCCCATGCAGCAGCTGCGGCTGAAGTGTCCCACCCTGCCAAGCAGGGACTCGTGCAAGCGGCATCGGTTTATATCGATACGCTTCTCGTTTGTACAGCGACGGCCTTCATGATCCTGTTCACGGGCTCCTATAATACGGTTGCGCCTGATGAGTCCACGATCGTCTCCAATCTTGAAGGGGTGGAAGCGGGCCCGGCTTACACTCAAGCGGCCATTGAAACGGTCATTCCTGGATTCGGTGCCGGATTCGTAGCCGTTGCGTTGTTCTTCTTCGCTTTTACAACAATCATGGCCTATTATTACATGGCTGAGACCAATATCGCCTACTTGATGAAGGGAAGAAGCGCCAAAGTTGGAATGATGGTCCTCAAAGTCGTCATTCTTGCTGCAACCTTCTATGGAGCCGTAAAAGAAGCAGCCCTTGCGTGGGCGCTGGGTGATATCGGACTTGGCATCATGGTCTGGCTCAATCTGATTGCCATTCTGATCCTGGCCAAACCTGCCCTTGCTGCTCTCAAAGATTATGAACAACAGAAGAAGCAGGGACTTGACCCCGTGTATAATTCCAAGAAAATGGGCGTGAAAAATGCCGAGTTCTGGGAAGGGGACTACAAGTACGATAAGAATAAAGAAAACGCATCTTGATGAAAAAGCATAGAACCCGTCACGGGTTCTATGCTTTTTTATAGGAAGTAAAGTATCCTGACTGGAATACTAGGCAATATCTTTTGAGGAAAGAGCTCTTTTTGATTATGATGAGAAGAGAGTATTTTTTCAGGAGGTGCAGGCAATTGGATTTATATGAATCGTATATTCAGAATGATAGACAAAGAGAACTGCTTACCCTGGCAGGCGAACTCGCCGATGCGTTCGCGGAGAGGGCAGAAGAATATGATCGAGAAGGGTCCTTTCCATTTGAGAACTTCAACGACTTGAAGAAGAAAGGCTACGGGAAGCTCACCGTGCCAAAAGAATATGGGGGCGAAGAAATCAGCCTGTATGAGATGGTGATGCTGCAAGAACGCCTGGCGACGGGTGACGCTGCCACTGCACTTTCAATCGGATGGCATCTTGGCGGTCTGATGGAGCTGAGCGAGAGCAGATTATGGGATGAAGCACAATTCCAAGCGCTATGCGAAGCGGTCGTCACAGACCAAGCCCTCGTCAACAGGGCAGCCTCCGAGCCCGCTACAGGCAGTCCTACAAGGGGTGGTCTTCCGGAAACGAAGGCTACCAAAACGGATAATGGGTTTGAACTAACAGGCAGGAAAAGCTTCACTTCCATGGCGAAGGTCCTGGATTATTCATTGGTGCTGGCACGGATTGGGGAGACGGAGAAAAAGGGATTTTTCCTGGTTGATCATAAATTGGATGGTGTGAGCATCGAAGATACATGGGATGTGATTGCCATGAAGGGGACGGGAAGTGAAGACCTGGTTCTTGATCACGTCAGCTTGCCTTCTTCGGCTATGGTAGAAGGGGATGAAAGGGGTGGAGACCTCCCTAAGGCTTGGCTTCTTCATATTCCTGCCTGTTATCTCGGTGTGGCGGTGGCAGCCAGGAATTATGCCATTGAGTTCGCAAGTAATTACTCGCCTAACAGCCTGCCGGGGCCGATCAAAGAGGCCCCAGAGGTGCAGAGGAAAATCGGAGAAATGGAGCTCGAACTGTTCCAGGCCAGGCAGATCCTCTACTCGGTGGCGGATAAATGGGTGAAGGAACCGGATAAACGGAAAGGGATGGGTCCGGAGCTTTCGGCGGTCAAACATATCGTCACCAATGGGGCCGCACGCATCGTGGATATTGCCATGAGGATCGTAGGGGCAAGAAGTCTGTACCGCTCGAACCCGATGCAACGTTATTACCGGGACGTCAGAGCGGGGCTGCATAATCCGCCTATGGATGACATGGTCATTTCGCTGCTGTCAAAGCAGGCTCTCGGTGGAAAATAGTAAAGAAGCCAAGGATCACGGTCCTTGGCTTCTTTACGTCTGTAATTTTTTCTCCAATACGGAGGAATGGTGAATCTCCAGGGTCTGGATCCCTTTCAGTTCTTCAAGCAGGTCATGTATGGATAACAATTCGTATAAGAGAACGGATTCGCATGAGAAATGTTTGACCTGTTTTCCTTTAAGGAATTCATGATCCTCCCAGAACTCTTCTAAAAGATCCTTCATGAGAACGAAGTGCTGTTCTGGAATTTCGAAAGAGGGGTGGTGTAGGATCCCCTTAAGGGACTGGATTGCCGAAATGATCCGTTCCTTCTCCTCTTGGCTGTACGAATAGCGGTTCATGGGGAGATAGATCAGATTTCCGATATGATAAAGGATCTGTCTCAACAGGTTCAGCTTTTTATACTCGTAGTGGAAAAACCGGAGCTCTTTCCTGCTGGAGCGGTGTAGTTTCCACTCTTCCTTTTGATATTTGCAAAGGGTATCCGTTGCTTCGACTTCCTGGAGGATGTCGGCGAAAATGAGGCGGGTATCCCGGTGAAGGGAATGCTGCTTTAGCAGTTCCGAGCCTCTCCGCTCTAAAAGATTACCGGTTTTGAAATATAAATTATGAATGCTCGCCGTGATTTTATCGGAATATTTAGGAGGTAGGACCCAAATGTTGACCACGGTTGAAACGATAAGCCCGATCGTCGTGGTTCCGAGCCTGATGAAAAAAGTGGCTACATAATGATCATGGATTGTCGGGATCATGGCGATTCCTGTCAAGGTGGCGACCAGGATTCCGGGGGCAAGCTTCAGCCTGTGACAGGTGATGATTGTCAGCAGCGCGACGAATGCGTAGGTGATGGGGCGGTCTCCGAAAAAAGAAGACAAGACGACTGCGTACAGGGCCCCGATGGCTGATGCCGGAAATCGGATGAACGCCTTTTTGATCGAATTGGTTGCCGTCGGCTCGATGGTGACGATGGCCGTGATGACCGCGAACGTCGCTGGCCAGTTGAATAATTCACAAATGAGTGCAGTCAAAAAAACGGCAATGCCTGTCTTTGCAACGCGGCCGCCGACTAATCGAAAATGTTTGGAAAATTGCATATAGGACCCTCTTTATAGTGGAAGAATACGTACCTATCATTATAACGCTTTTCGTAGAATCTGTGTTTACTTTGAGTCCCGAAATAAAAAAATAGTGATAAAAAGGCCTGTCCACTTTGGACAGGCCGTATATGAGAAACTCATCTGAGAGGCAAAGGCCTTAAAACAATCTTGATCGAATGAGGCATCTGGTCGTTTTCTTGTGCCGCTTTGAGATAGCGGAACATATTCTTTCCACCTACTGAATTAGCAGAGTGGATCGTGATGCGTTCTGCAAATAGTTGGTGCTCCACCATGGCATGAACCAGCATCAGCCCATTTCGGGTCTTGCTCTCGAGGTCATGATCGAGAGAGAGATGACCAATGGAATGATCGTACATAAGCTGCAGGCACTCATCGATGTCTTTTGCAAGAATGTAACCTTGGGGACAGTGGCGATAATCGTCGAGAAACACATTTACTGTCATATACATTCTACTTTCGTCATTTGACTTAGGTTAAGCCTAACAGACCTATACCTATACTTATATAGGTAATTAGTGGTGTATTACAAATATATTTGTAGTTGGAAAGTCAGTCTTTTTAGCTTCGAAACTTAAGATTCTGTCACTTTTACCATAATAGTTTGAAAACTGAAGAATAATAGAAGGAATATTCTCATTTCTTGTCGTATGAAGTAAAGACCATACTGCGTTGGGAGAGTTTCAGGTGATAATTGAAAAATTACTTTTTCACACGTTCATCATTCTTGCTCCGGTGTTAATCCAAACCTCCCTGCTCGAACATCATAAATGGAGTAAGTCGCCCATCTTCACAGGGGTGCTAAACGGTTTAGCCACTCTGACATGCCTCGCATTCACATATGAATTCGCCGGTTTATACTGGGACTTCCGCTATGTCCCCCTCATTATTGCCATGGTCTATGGGGGCAGGAAGGCGGGACTCATCGTCCTTGCTTTCATGCTCATCGGACGGACGATCATGGGTGGTGATATCCTATTCCATGGCCTTGCCAGTGCGGTCATTGCCTCGGTGATCCCTTATTATTTCTCAAAAGGCTTCTGGAAGATGTCGCCCGTCAAACGGGTAGTTGCGGCCCAGTTCATCGGTTTATGGCCGATTGCTATCATTTTTCTCATGCTCTTTGTCTTTCATCTACCGTCACAATTTTTGAGTGAACTCCATTCCATTACATTCATCCTGCAGTTCGGCCTTGTCCAGGTGCTTGGAATCGGCATCGCCGCCCGCTTGAATGAATGGATGGTCGAGAAGAAGGTGATGAGGGAAGAAATCATCAAATCGGAGAAATTGAATACGCTGGGTGAATTGGCTGCCAGCATCGCCCATGAAGTACGAAATCCCCTGACGGTCGTGAAGGGTTTCCTTCAGCTCATGAAGCGTCAGTCAAAGGGGGAGGAGGATGAATATCTGGCCATCATCTTAAGTGAGCTTGGTAGGGCTGAAGAAATCATCAATGACTACTTGAATTTTGCAAAGCCGCAATTCGAGAAGGTGGAGCGGGTTCATATAAAGGAGATTCTATCGGAGGTATCTATCCTGTTGAATGCCTATGCCGTGAAGGAGAATGTTTTTTTGGAGAGCCACCTGGAGGATGACGGGATCCTCCTCACGGATCGGAATAAAATGAAACAGGCACTCATCAACTTTGTGAAGAATGCGATTGAAGCGACTCCGCCGAAAGGGTATGTGTCGATCGGTCTACAGGTCTCTGAAGAGAATGCCGTCATTACTGTGAAGGATACAGGAAAAGGAATGTCGAAAGAAGAGATAGCGAGGATCGGTACGATGTTCTATACCACAAAGAACCAGGGGACAGGACTAGGGACGTCGGTCTCCCTTAAAATCATCGAAACGATCGGCGGCCGTGTAAGGTATTCGAGTGAGGTGAAGAAAGGGACGACCGTCGAGATCATCCTTCCCCTCCGGAATGAAAAATTGAAAAAGGAACATGTCCTTTCCCGTCACTTAGATGCTTGAAATCTAAGTGTTTTTTCATTCCGGTCTCACGTTAATTTACCGTACATACGTTCTATGATAGGATAAAAGAAATGAATGACCGACCCTAATGTACAGGCGACGATGAGGGTGCCGATTCCGATGGAGCCGCCAGCCACGATGGCCAGGGTGATGGCAATGGCTTCGTTCAGGAGACGCGCGTGGTTGAGGTTCAGACCGAAACGGTGATGAAGGGCCATCATGAGTGTATCCATCGGACTCGAAGGAAGCCCCGCCTGTAGATAGATGGAAATTCCAAGTCCGATCAGCGTAGTACCAATGACGACAAAGAGGATCTGCGACGTCAGATCAGAGGGTACCAAGACGGTCACGGTCACTCTCAGCCAGAAATCAACGAGCTGGCCAATGAGGAAAATCGACAGGGCGGCGAGCCATCTTGGTCGCTCTTTCAATAGAAACGCATTGACGCCGATCAGGATGCATCCGTTTAAAAAGATGCATGTCCCGATCGTAAGGTGGAACAAGCGTGATTCACCAACAGCCAGGGCGTCCCATGGACCCGCTCCCATATTGGCATGGATCACAAATGAAACGCCGAGTGATAAGCATAATAAACCGATACTATAAAAAAGGAATCGAATCATGTCTACCTCCGTTAACCGATGCTTGTCTCTATACATATGCCGGCAGTGGACAGAATAGAAGAAGAAAGGGAGGAGAACGCCATGGATGCCGATATTGCATTATCTGTCAGGGAGCTCGTCGAGTTTGTCCTCAAGGCTGGGGATATCGATTCGCGATTTCAGCCTAGGTCATCCATGCTCACTGGAACAAGGCTCCATCAAAAACTCCAGCGACGCTATGAAGAGCCCGATGAAAAAGAGGTTCACCTTAAAGGGAGAAAAGTCGTGGATGGAATCAGCTATCAGATTGAAGGCAGATGCGATGGGATCATACACCGTGAAGGAAAGATCATGGTGGAAGAAATCAAATCAACGGCCCGGAGCCTTGATGAATTGGAGGAAGGGAAGCGGGTCCACTGGGCTCAGGCGGAGTGCTATGCCAGCCTCCTGACGGAAGAGCGGTGCTGGGATGCGATACATGTGAGGCTCACGTATATCCACATAGGAACAGAAGAGACGAAATCATTTACCCGCGAGTATGACCGTGAAGAACTTCAGGGAATCATGATCGGTCTATTGCAGCGCTATACGCCGTTTGCAGAAGTGAGGTTGAGAAACGAGGAGAATCTGGAGGAGAGCCTCACCCGCCTTTCTTTTCCTTTCGAGACGTTCAGAAAGGGTCAACGTCAATTGGTAGGAGCCGTTTATAAGACCGTCACCGAAGGAAAGACTCTTTTTGCCAATGCCCCCACGGGGACAGGGAAGACGATTTCTACCTTATTTCCTGTCGTAAAAGAAGGAGGCAGGTGGTTTTACGCCACGGCCAAAACCATCTCGAGGACGGTGGCGGAAGATGCCGTCAAGCTGATGGAAGAAGGGGGCCTCTCCACCAGGGCATTGACCATCACGGCTAAGGACAAGATTTGCTTTAAAGATCAAACCATCTGCCAGCCCGATCATTGCGAATTTGCCTGTGGCCACTATGATCGCGTGAACGGGGCCATCCTGGATATCCTTCAGAAAGAGACCCTCATGACCAGACCGGTGATCGAGGAGTACGCAAAAGCACATCGTGTATGTCCGTTTGAATTTTCCATCGATCTATCGTATCTCGTTGAAGGGGTCATCGGAGATTATAATTATCTATTCGATCCACGAACATCGTTGAAGCGATTCAGTGATTCCTCTAAAAAGCAGACGACGCTCCTCATCGACGAAGCTCATAATCTCGTTCCGCGTGGGAGGGACATGCACTCTGCTTCCTTGACGTCCACGGTTTTCACAGCATTGGCAGCAACTGTGAAGGGAGAACTGAGCACGGCGATCCGTTCCCTCACGGAGGCTTTGAAAGGTGTAAGCCCCGGTACATATGAAGAAGTCGATTCAGGTGTCACAGATGGGGTAAGGGCATTCGTGGAGGCTGCGGAAAAGGAACTTCCTCACATGGAAGGTGAAAGTCCTCTATTGGAGGCGTATTTTGAATCGACCCAATTCCTGCGCATCCTGCAGCTCTATTCAAAAGAACACCGGACATTGGTCACGCACGCAGCATGGGGCCGGGATCACCCTCAAGCTCATCTGCCTGGACCCGGCAGCTTTTTTGCATCAGGTGACGGCAGGGTATAAGGCGGCGGTCTTCTTTTCGGCGACCTTACATCCGTTTTCGTATTACTTCCATCAGCTTGGAGGAGAAGCGGAGGATTACCGATTTGTCATTCCGACCCCCTTCGATCATAGCCAGTGGCAAGTGGAAATCCAGCCTCTTTCCATACGCTTCAGGGACCGGGATCGCCATTTTCCTCATCTGATGGAGTCGATCGTCAATCTCTTTAATCGAGTCGATGGAAATGGCCTCGTATTCTTTCCTTCCTACGCCTTCATGAGAAGAGCTTTTGATGCATTGGAAGGGTATGATTTATCGGCGAAGCTGATCATGCAGGAGCCGATGATGTCAGAAAAGGAAAGAGAAGAGTTCTTGGCTGAGTTCCAAGCAGGACGAGAGCAACCTGTATTGGGTCTTGCCGTCTTGGGAGGCATTTTTTCTGAAGGTATCGATTTGAAGGGTGAACGTTTGAAGCAGGTGGTGGTTGTCGGTGTCGGGCTCCCTCAACCTGATGAAGAACGGGAGCTGATGAAGTCCTATTTTAACTCTCTCGGAGTAAATGGATTTGCCTATGCCTACACCTACCCCGGATTGAACAAAGTCTTTCAGTCTGGTGGAAGGCTGATCAGGACTGAAGAAGACCGAGGTGTCCTCAGGCTCATTGATGATCGCTATCTCTCAGGGGAATATCAGAAGCTGCTGCTCGAGGAATGGCGACATTTCACTGTGGTGGGAGGTTCATGGACATAAAAAAAGACCGCTACGGGAGCGGTCTTTTTGGACATTTCAATTAGTTGAAAGAAGGGTCCTTAAGAAGACGATCGAATTCTTCCAAGTGGTGCGTTTCGTCGGCAATCATATCATCGAGCTTGATTCCGAGCTCCACAAGACCAAGCTCTTCAGCCTGCTCTTTGCGTTTTTTGTAGCGTTCGATCGTGTCAGCTTCTGCTTTGCGTCCTTCAATGAGCATTTCTTTCACGTCATCCGTTTGTTTCACCTTTGCTGGAGTTGTTGTAGGGCTGCCTCCAAGGGTTTTGATTTTTTCTGCAAGGTATAGAGCATGTCCTTGCTCATCAGGAATCTCTTCTTCGAAGAAAGGTTTCAATACCTGTCTATATAAGCCGCTTACTACTGCTGCGTAGTTCGTGTAGAGGATAACTGCGGCATATTCATTTGCTAGATCTTCGTTCAGTCCTTCAATTAGTTCGTCAAGTTTTGCTTGATCCATTTGTAATTACCACCCTTTGTGTATGTTGTATGGTTATAATGTACCCGTTTCGCATGGAGATAAACCCCTTTTTTGCTGTGTGGGAGTGGGGGCGGCTTGTCAGAGTTGCTTATCCTTTTCATTTCTTTTGTGGTAAGGTGGCGTTTCGTTCCGCTGCACTCTGTGCGTATGAGTAGGGGTTTGCTGATTTGGAGCGGGGAATTGCCATCCTGTATTTTTATGAGTGTGTGGTGGTTAAGAGACCGTTCCGTTCCGCTACGGCCTCCCGCTTTCCATGGGCGTGCGGTGAGCCGCTTCGGCGTTGCCTGCAGGGTCTCACCCTGCCCGCTATTCCCATAGGAGTCGGGAGGCCTTCGCTGCACTGCACTCTGAGTGGAGGAGAGGGGGTGTGCGGTTTGGAAACATGCTAACACCATCCAATTTTTTGTGAGTATGTAGAGGAGAAGAGCCCGTTCCGTTCCGCTGCGACCTCCCGCTTTCTATGGGGCGTGCGGTGAGCCGCTTCGGCGTTGCCTGCAGGGTCTCACCCTGCCCGCTATTCCCATAGGAGTCGGGAGGCCTTCGCTGCACTGCACTCTGAGTGGAGGAGAGGGGGTGTGCGGTTTGGAAACATGCTAACACCATCCAATTTTTTGTGAGTATGTAGAGGAGAAGAGCCCGTTCCGTTCCGCTGCGACCTCCCGCTTTCCATGGGGCGTGCGATGAGCCGCTTCGGCTGCGCCTGCAGGGTCTCACCTTGCCCGCTATTCCCATAGGAGTCGGGAGGCCTCCGCTGCACTGCACTTTGTGCGAAGGAGAGGGATGTACTAGTTCTGAATAGGGGATCGGCACCCAGTTTTTCAATGAATGTTTGGTTGGGAAGAGACCGTTCCGTTTGCTACACTTTGTACTCAGGAAGGGGCTCTGATAATTTGAACCCTCCATCCATGCATGGTTTTTCGTTCACCTCACCAAGTCCAACAGCACTGAGTGGATTGGAGCGGAAGGGATTTGACTCCTGCGGAAAAGGGGGATGATCGAGACCCCGCAGGCACGAGGAGGCTCGACATGCTCCCCGCGGAAAGCAAATCCCTGCAGCGCAAAGGAACGGACTACCTTTCCACCACAGCCTTCACTAAGAACTATGAGGCCATTAATTCTAATTGCACCTGGGTGATATATTTCGAAGGCGCGGGCTGACCCGACATATTCCCTGCGGAAAGTACCCCTGAAGCGCAAAGGAACGGTCTTGTTTCCAACTTACCCTTCATTTAGGAAGATATTGTCTTCAGCTATCATCATAACCATGATGTTTATTATTATTTCACCACAGAAATCAAATCTCTGAAAGCGGAAAGGAACGCCTCATTCCTTCTTGAGCATTCACAGTTACACTAACAAAGACAAATATAGAAGAACTGGCACCTCCATGAATATCTTTCACCAAGGTTGAAAATCCTAAAGATAAGAAACAGGAGGTGTTAAGCCATGACAAAACGTGTAGGTGTTGAACAATCCCTTTCAAATGTAGTGCAAGCATTGCGTGAAAAAGGGTATGACGTCGTTGAACTCAAGAACGAACAAGATGTGAACGGCTGTGATTGCTGTGTCACGACAGGCTTGGATACAAACGTAATGGGAATGCAAAATACAACATTCAAAGGATCTGTCATTGAAGCGGACGGTCTGACGGCCGATCAAGTATGTGAACAGGTCGACAGCAGAATGATGTAAGAGAAGGGAGGCCACAGCCTTCCTTTTTTTATTGAATAAAAAATCAGCCTTCCCCTCTATATGGTAAAATGAATGATATTTCCATATTGAGGGAGGGTTCGGCATGTGGCAAGCTCTATTCATAGATCGTGACGGCACGCTGGGCGGCAGCAGTGAAA from Rossellomorea marisflavi includes the following:
- a CDS encoding ferritin-like domain-containing protein, which translates into the protein MDQAKLDELIEGLNEDLANEYAAVILYTNYAAVVSGLYRQVLKPFFEEEIPDEQGHALYLAEKIKTLGGSPTTTPAKVKQTDDVKEMLIEGRKAEADTIERYKKRKEQAEELGLVELGIKLDDMIADETHHLEEFDRLLKDPSFN
- a CDS encoding YkuS family protein gives rise to the protein MTKRVGVEQSLSNVVQALREKGYDVVELKNEQDVNGCDCCVTTGLDTNVMGMQNTTFKGSVIEADGLTADQVCEQVDSRMM
- a CDS encoding ATP-dependent DNA helicase: MTAGYKAAVFFSATLHPFSYYFHQLGGEAEDYRFVIPTPFDHSQWQVEIQPLSIRFRDRDRHFPHLMESIVNLFNRVDGNGLVFFPSYAFMRRAFDALEGYDLSAKLIMQEPMMSEKEREEFLAEFQAGREQPVLGLAVLGGIFSEGIDLKGERLKQVVVVGVGLPQPDEERELMKSYFNSLGVNGFAYAYTYPGLNKVFQSGGRLIRTEEDRGVLRLIDDRYLSGEYQKLLLEEWRHFTVVGGSWT